A genomic region of Papaver somniferum cultivar HN1 chromosome 7, ASM357369v1, whole genome shotgun sequence contains the following coding sequences:
- the LOC113295449 gene encoding uncharacterized protein LOC113295449, producing the protein MDYITYDACVNDCVFYWKDHSSLVKCHVCQESRYKKVFNDEKKLTTVDQKTVRHFSLITRMKRFYSEPWIAEAMTWHSRAKSDINIMRHPIDSSAWQCANSFSPEFAKEPRNVTLGISTDGFNPNGCFGLAHSCWSVIICIYNLPTSLCMKQEFSLLSLLVSGPKAPGKKIDVYLEILVDELNKLWDGVLAFDAFSKTEFLMRARLLWGIHDFPALGDLAGCVTHGYCACPTCGEGTVADYLRFTKKICYREHRRWLPSKHKYRDDRKNFDGRELEDDANVEDEVNDHSLFTRRSILFDFPNWGSNAILHIIDVMHTEKNIMEHLLNTMMGNNKSKDSPAARQDMEDMGIRKKLWLKEDAETGRTTMEKGSFEMTKKEKIDFCTVLKNLRVPFGFSSSIRNCVSVNPPELRNFKSHDYHVVMQHLLPLLVHTATSLPKELRVSLLRISIFFNILWEKVVNREHLLKAKASLVEAICVLEKHFPPSLFVISIHLMIHLAYEALISGPVRFRWMYPFERLMKGFKGLVRNKRYIDGCIERGYT; encoded by the exons ATGGATTATATAACATATGATGCCTGTGTAAATGACTGTGTTTTTTATTGGAAGGATCATTCATCGCTGGTGAAGTGTCATGTTTGTCAAGAATCTAGGTATAAGAAGGTTTTTAATGATGAGAAGAAGCTTACAACTGTTGATCAGAAGACAGTTAGACATTTTTCGTTGATTACAAGGATGAAAAGGTTTTACAGCGAACCATGGATCGCGGAGGCAATGACTTGGCATTCTAGAGCAAAGTCAGATATAAACATCATGCGTCATCCCATCGATTCTTCAGCTTGGCAATGTGCAAATAGTTTTTCGCCAGAGTTTGCCAAGGAACCAAGGAATGTTACACTCGGGATATCAACTGACGGTTTCAATCCAAATGGGTGTTTCGGTCTTGCACACAGTTGTTGGTCGGTGATTATATGTATTTATAATTTGCCTACTTCGTTGTGTATGAAGCAGGAATTCTCTTTGTTGTCGTTGCTGGTATCAGGCCCAAAAGCACCCGGtaaaaaaattgatgtttatttagAAATACTGGTAGATGAGTTGAATAAGTTATGGGATGGTGTACTAGCATTTGACGCTTtcagcaaaactgaatttttgatGAGAGCACGGTTGTTGTGGGGTATTCACGACTTTCCAGCGTTAGGGGATTTAGCGGGATGTGTAACTCATGGATATTGTGCTTGTCCTACTTGTGGAGAAGGCACTGTTGCTGATTATCTGCGATTTACTAAGAAGATCTGCTATAGGGAACACCGAAGATGGCTACCATCGAAGCATAAGTATCGCGATGATAGGAAAAATTTTGATGGACGT GAACTTGAAGATGACGCCAATGTTGAAGATGAGGTTAATGACCATTCTCTGTTCACCCGAAGATCTATTCTCTTTGATTTTCCAAATTGGGGATCAAATGCGATTCTCCATATTATAGATGTCATGCACACAGAGAAGAATATAATGGAGCATCTTCTGAATACTATGATGGGAAACAACAAGTCAAAAGATAGTCCTGCTGCACGTCAAGATATGGAAGATATGGGGATAAGAAAGAAGTTGTGGTTGAAAGAGGATGCTGAGACTGGTAGAACAACAATGGAAAAAGGATCATTTGAGATGACGAAGAAGGAGAAAATTGACTTTTGTACAGTTTTGAAGAATCTGAGGGTGCCTTTCGGTTTCTCTTCAAGTATTCGCAACTGCGTCAGTGTTAATCCTCCGGAGCTAAGGAATTTTAAATCTCATGATTACCATGTAGTAATGCAGCATTTGCTTCCACTGCTGGTTCATACTGCAACATCGCTACCTAAAGAGCTACGAGTTTCTCTTCTCCGAATCAGCATCTTTTTCAACATTCTGTGGGAAAAGGTTGTAAACCGAGAACATCTGCTAAAAGCAAAAGCCAGCCTTGTAGAAGCAATCTGTGTTCTGGAGAAACATTTTCCTCCGTCATTATTTGTTATCAGTATTCACCTAATGATTCATCTAGCATATGAAGCTTTAATCTCCGGTCCGGTGAGATTCAGGTGGATGTATCCCTTTGAGAG GTTAATGAAAGGTTTCAAAGGGTTGGTGCGCAATAAAAGGTACATTGATGGGTGCATAGAAAGAGGGTATACATAG